From Rana temporaria chromosome 5, aRanTem1.1, whole genome shotgun sequence:
ttttatatgtggaatatctcggaaaggatgtgagatctaacgttaaaccacttgatcttaccggatctaacgaatatctattagccggaatgatttttggcccaaaaaattgataagggggggccagccccccctcattaatcacttaataagtctctaattatgtgagatctaacgttaaaaccacttgatcttaccggatctaacgaatatctattagcctgaatgattttcggccagaaaatttgataagggggggccaacccgtccatatgtccatgcatatgtaccacctaaaatctatttttatatgtggaatatctcggaaacgatgtgagatctaacgttaaaaccacttgatcttaccggatctaacgaatatctattagccggaatgatttttggcccaaaaaattgataagggggggccagccccccctcattaatcacttaataagtctctaattatgtgagatctaacgttaaaatcacttgatcttaccggatctaacgaatatctattagcctgaatgatttttggtcaaaaatattgataagggggggccagccccccctcattagtccttgtatacacccaatatctgtatttgtatgtggaatatctctgaaatgatgtgagatctaacgttaaaaccacttgatcttaccggatctaacgaatatctattagcctgaataattttcggccagaaaatttgataagggggggccaacccgtccatatgtccatgcatatgtaccacctaaaatctatttttatatgtggaatatctcggaaacgatgtgagatctaacgttaaaccacttgatcttaccggatctaatgaatatctattagccggaatgatttttggcccaaaaaattgataagggggggccagccccccctcattaatcacttaataagtctctaattatgtgagatctaacgttaaaaccacttgatcttaccggatctaacgaatatctattagcctgaattatttttggccagaaaatttgatagggggggctgacgacgggttagcccccccagcaaataactgttaatattgcttcttctgtgtgagatctaacgcaaacaatgattgatctaacctgatctaacaaagatctaacaaattgcataaaaaaaagtcaaaatttctaataagggggggctaacccggcagaggttAAAAGGACAGctgcccggcctcataatccacagagatcctgactctgttactggagaGATCGGGAGATATGATGATCTGTTTCTTATCATGCATTAGATAATAATCGCCGATATACCTGCCCAAACCCCAGGACTTCTTATTATTTCCAATCCCTGACTgccatcctcctcccctctctataCTGGGATAACACATCCCGAAACAGTAATATTCTGACTCTCTgacatccacttcccagtaatgtcgCCCCGAGGAAAATCTCTGACTGCTTAATACCTGGACACAGGACTGAAATCTCTCCGGTGTTTCTGGACGATTCTGCTTTATATCTGACCAGGATACAGTTTTCATGTCATCTGATATCTGTAGATAATTATAAGCTGTGTtcacatccagtaatatgtctgaagcttcctgtatatagaagaatacatttacCTCTTTTATCATATCAGATAaccctgtgtgtaatgtgtgtgagaTTCCAGACacatccagatcccctccatcatggaggagtctatcatgtctctctctgtcctcattatctccctcctcagtatcacacaagtcccctgtgtctgattcctgtaggacagtcagtgggtcagtcatgttacacagctcctcaatgtcctccatcttcctggacagatcctccttctttatttccagctGATGGATCAGATCAGACAATGAGATCCGCTCTTCCTGGCTGGAGATGTTCCTCCGGACTCTCTTCTCCAGGTCCTCCAGATGTCTCCTGAGCTCTATGAACAGGGCAGTGACTCTCTCTGTTAGACCGGCTGATTTTTCTTGTACTTTTCTCCTgcgatcctgcagactctggactcttttctccgtctcctctctctctgtcatcagTTTCTGCAGAACATGTCTcagtttctgttttttattctcaGAGGCCTCATCCAGAGTCTCCACCTTGTGTCCCCGGTGTTCTCCATCCAGCCTGCAGGACACACAGATACAGGCAgagtcctcagtgcagtaatatTCAAGAAGTTTCCTATGAATGGAGCATTTTCTGTTCTCCATGGAAGTGGTGGGATCGGTTAGGACATGTTCTGGTGACTTGCTGTGGACTCTCAGGTGATTATCACACAGAGAAGCTTCACAATGCAGACAGGAtctaacagcaggtacaggagagtgaatacagtaagtacagaagattccagtcttcccttcttccagcTGAGTAGATCGGAAAGTCTCCACTATGTTACGTAGTGTTATGTTCCTGTGCAGTACAGGCCGATCCCGGAACTCTtctctgcactcaggacaggaatatcctccagaccccccctgtgtatccaacacacgatcaatacagacccggcagaagttgtgacCACATCTCAGGTTTACAGGATCTGTATATGTGGTCAGACAGATGGAACAGTCCAGCTCCtgtctcagatcagcagacgccATCGCTGACAGCAGAAGAGAGAAATGAAAGTAAAAAGTCTCCGACAAGGAAAATCTAAAGGGCGTCTCACATTCCTCGGCACAGGGAGGGGCTGAGCTGGTCTTACAGCTTTTATCTTGAGGAAGTTTGTGGAGAAATAAATGTTTATATTGAAGGTATATGTCCTACATGTTGATACACATTGTACTGATTTGGAGCTTTAAATGACTTCTGCAGACGAGGCACAAAATTAAGTTATATAATGCAGTGTGATAGATATTTGCATGTTGATGCTTTTTGTGTTTAGGAGAAAATTaaaactcatatattatatagatccATTACacagttatatacagtatatgacaaaagtaagtacacccctcacatttctgtaaatcttttctatcttttcatgtgacaacactgaagaaattacactttgctacaatgttgtgtagtgagtgtacagcttgtataacagtgtaaatttcctctcccctcaaaataactcaacacacagccattaatgtctaaaccgctggcaacaaaagtgagtacaccccctaagtgaaaatgtccaaattgggcccaaagtgtcaatattttgtgtggccaccttattttccagcactgccttaaccctcttgggcatggaggtcaccagagcttcacaggttgtcactggagtcctcttcccctcctccatgatgacatcacagagctggtggatgttagagaccttgcgctcctcccccttccctttgaggagccccacagatgatcaatagggtttaggtctggagacatgcttggccagtccattacctttatcccgcgtacacacgatcggaaattccgacaagaaaaccgtggatttttttctgacggaatgttggctcagacttgtgttgcatacacacggtcacacaaatcttgtcgaaaattccaaccgccaagaaacgcggtgacgtacaacacgtacgacgagccgagatcaatgaagttcaataggcagttcggctcttctgcttgattctgagcatgtgtgttttttgtgcgtcggaattgcataaagacgagcggattttccgatagaaacttcttccgttggaaaaatagagaacctgctctcaatcttttgttggcagaaattccgacagaaaaagtctgatggagcctacacacggtcggaatttccgacaaaaagctcacatctgacttttcttgtcgggatttccgatcgtgtgtacgcggcattaccctcaGCTTCAGTGATCATCTTGGAggagtgtttggggtcgttatcatgttggaatactgccctgcggcccagtctccggagggaggggatcattctctgcttcaatatgtcacagtacatgtcggcattcatggttccctcaatgatctgtagctccccacagggccgtctttaatattgactgGACCCTggtcaaacattttcttgggccccgtCTTCCATGCAATTTCACTCTCCGCATGctttgagacatacaataaatagattcaaaatcagtttactgaatcagatcaggcagtgattgcaattggttgccagaggttacagtgtatcatcattaccactcactgactggctgctagaggttacagcacacattatgtctcactgtttatttt
This genomic window contains:
- the LOC120941358 gene encoding tripartite motif-containing protein 60-like, encoding MASADLRQELDCSICLTTYTDPVNLRCGHNFCRVCIDRVLDTQGGSGGYSCPECREEFRDRPVLHRNITLRNIVETFRSTQLEEGKTGIFCTYCIHSPVPAVRSCLHCEASLCDNHLRVHSKSPEHVLTDPTTSMENRKCSIHRKLLEYYCTEDSACICVSCRLDGEHRGHKVETLDEASENKKQKLRHVLQKLMTEREETEKRVQSLQDRRRKVQEKSAGLTERVTALFIELRRHLEDLEKRVRRNISSQEERISLSDLIHQLEIKKEDLSRKMEDIEELCNMTDPLTVLQESDTGDLCDTEEGDNEDRERHDRLLHDGGDLDVSGISHTLHTGLSDMIKEVNVFFYIQEASDILLDVNTAYNYLQISDDMKTVSWSDIKQNRPETPERFQSCVQVLSSQRFSSGRHYWEVDVRESEYYCFGMCYPSIERGGGWQSGIGNNKKSWGLGRYIGDYYLMHDKKQIIISPDLSSNRVRISVDYEAGQLRFVKGFAEMLTLIWRSLSDQLEDPENPESPSSNNGLRNGPVDASQDGLGVVLCQEHDGHLRPVAYMSQNEKNYPMHKLEFLALKWAVVDKLREFVIKNDNNPFTYIITTTNLMFGRLARLPVDFDLKVGVQDLQPDDKYDLCDPIRHLHTFTTTFTEPLHAGLYVGEGSITISGGERRREK